The following coding sequences are from one Triticum dicoccoides isolate Atlit2015 ecotype Zavitan chromosome 4A, WEW_v2.0, whole genome shotgun sequence window:
- the LOC119284950 gene encoding uncharacterized protein LOC119284950 has translation MASLTTTAAAPHLSHALRRRRNAAVPRRRPSFRCQNRLPTEPPIGGDGGGGGGKKRAWWVTMAERAHSGVVKAGMDVRESLSPKQKGDWKDVALMSLSFAVYVYISQRIVCTYCAWVSMINH, from the coding sequence ATGGCTTCCcttaccaccaccgccgccgctccacatCTCTCCCATGCCTTGAGACGACGGCGCAACGCCGCCGTGCCTAGGCGAAGGCCCTCCTTCCGCTGCCAAAACCGCCTTCCCACCGAGCCGCCGATCggcggcgacggaggaggaggaggaggaaagaagAGGGCGTGGTGGGTGACCATGGCCGAGAGGGCGCACAGCGGCGTGGTGAAGGCCGGGATGGACGTGCGGGAGAGCCTGAGCCCGAAGCAGAAGGGGGACTGGAAGGACGTGGCGCTCATGAGCCTCTCCTTCGCCGTCTACGTCTACATCTCCCAGAGGATCGTGTGCACATACTGCGCCTGGGTCTCCATGATCAATCACTAG